One window of the Acinonyx jubatus isolate Ajub_Pintada_27869175 chromosome A2, VMU_Ajub_asm_v1.0, whole genome shotgun sequence genome contains the following:
- the LOC113604074 gene encoding uncharacterized protein LOC113604074: protein MDTSPGSEVGCAGLSRKRKRRDLGNACFSRRKKSSSAHLKERRRPAACDGLHIRKAATSLMPRKGKRIGETARRRDKFPQRRSVTDDHSRTHSLRGRRKQSTGSAAHAAAAAPVASTCFCPAARCRGLFGARSKKQTRSSDTPGRPRTHIFGLCNRPACTVPAVFRGRLFVCLKPRIPGACSSREPSSKTSPRLNIDQNLLQGAAAAWTRKLLPKVRAKPGGVKSWRSAYLERCLRLNQ, encoded by the coding sequence TAGGAAAAGAAAACGCAGAGACCTGGGAAACGCGTGCTTTTCCCGTAGGAAAAAGAGCAGTTCCGCCCACCTAAAGGAACGGAGAAGACCCGCTGCCTGCGACGGTCTACACATTCGAAAGGCAGCAACCTCCCTCATGCCGCGGAAAGGCAAAAGGATAGGAGAAACTGCAAGGCGGCGAGACAAGTTTCCTCAACGCAGATCTGTGACTGACGACCATTCCCGAACTCACAGTCTCCGCGGGCGCCGCAAACAGTCGACAGGGAGCGCGGCCCACGCAGCGGCCGCCGCACCCGTGGCCTCTACTTGCTTCTGCCCTGCTGCTCGGTGTAGGGGTTTGTTTGGAGCTCGCTCCAAGAAACAAACACGCTCCTCTGACACCCCCGGCCGCCCCCGCACGCACATCTTTGGTCTCTGCAACCGCCCCGCCTGCACAGTGCCGGCCGTTTTTCGGGGCAGACTCTTTGTCTGCCTGAAACCCCGCATTCCCGGGGCGTGCAGCTCAAGAGAACCCAGCTCCAAAACGTCTCCGAGGTTAAATATTGACCAGAACCTCCTTCAAGGGGCTGCAGCTGCCTGGACGAGGAAACTCCTTCCAAAGGTCCGTGCAAAGCCCGGAGGAGTGAAGAGTTGGCGCAGCGCTTACCTCGAAAGATGTTTAAGACTGAACCAGTGA